The following proteins are co-located in the Onychomys torridus chromosome 6, mOncTor1.1, whole genome shotgun sequence genome:
- the Bcl10 gene encoding B-cell lymphoma/leukemia 10, with product MEAPAPSLTEEDLTEVKKDALENLRVYLCEKIIAERHFDHLRAKKILSREDTEEISCRTSSRKRAGKLLDYLQENPKGLDTLVESIRREKTQNFLIQKITDEVLKLRNIKLEHLKGLKCSSCEPFAAGATNNLSRSNSDESNFSEKQRASTAMYHPEGESSTTPFFSTESSLNLPVLEVGRTENSSFSSTTLPRPGDPGAPPLPPDLRLEGGSCGNSSEIFLPLRSRALSRQ from the exons GCTTTAGAAAATTTACGTGTTTACCTGTGTGAGAAAATCATAGCTGAGAGACATTTTGATCATCTACGTGCAAAAAAAATACTCAGTAGAGAAGACACGGAGGAAATTTCTTGCCGAACTTCAAGTAGAAAAAGAGCTGGGAAGTTGTTAGACTACTTACAGGAAAACCCTAAGGGACTGGACACTCTTGTGGAATCCATTCGCAGGGAGAAAACACAGAACTTCCTGATTCAGAAGATAACAGATGAAGTGCTAAAGCTACGGAATATAAAACTGGAGCATCTCAAAG GCCTAAAATGCAGCAGCTGTGAGCCCTTTGCAGCTGGGGCCACCAACAACCTTTCTAGGTCCAACTCAGATGAGAGTAACTTCTCTGAAAAACAGAGAGCGTCCACTGCCATGTACCATCCGGAAGGGGAATCCAGTACCACTCCCTTCTTCTCTACCGAGTCATCTCTGAATTTGCCAGTCCTGGAAGTTGGCAGAACTGAGAACAGCAGCTTCTCCTCAACCACCCTTCCTCGACCTGGGGACCCTGGGGCCCCCCCTTTGCCCCCAGATCTGCGCTTGGAAGGAGGATCTTGTGGAAACTCAAGTGAAATCTTTCTCCCCTTACGATCACGTGCTCTTTCCCGCCAGTGA
- the C6H1orf52 gene encoding UPF0690 protein C1orf52 homolog, with product MAAEEKDPLSYFAAYGSSSSSDSSGEENSEPEDGGRKEAAPAPATGGRGKPAEKRLPGPDELFRSVTRPAFLYNPLNKQIDWERHVVKAPEEPPKEFKVWKSNYVPPPETYTTEKKPPPPELDMAIKWSNIYEDNGDDAPQNAKKARLLPEGEETVESDDDRDERASKTRRVEPEAAKKKK from the exons ATGGCAGCAGAGGAGAAGGACCCCCTGAGCTATTTCGCGGCTTAcgggagcagcagcagctccgACTCGTCGGGCGAGGAGAACAGCGAGCCGGAAGACGGGGGCCGCAAGGAGGCGGCCCCGGCTCCGGCGACGGGCGGCCGCGGGAAGCCGGCGGAGAAGCGGCTGCCGGGCCCCGACGAACTGTTCCGCAGCGTGACCCGGCCGGCCTTCCTCTACAACCCGCTCAACAAGCAGATCGACTGGGAGCGGCACGTGGTGAAGGCGCCCGAGGAG CCTCCAAAGGAATTCAAAGTCTGGAAGTCCAACTATGTGCCACCCCCAGAGACCTACACTACTGAGAAGAAACCGCCGCCGCCGGAGCTGGACATGGCTATAAAATGGTCGAACATCTATGAGGATAATGGTGATGATGCCCCACAGAATGCTAAGAAAGCCCGGCTTCTGCCGGAAGGGGAGGAGACCGTGGAATCGG ATGATGACAGAGATGAGCGTGCATCTAAAACTCGAAGAGTGGAGCCAGAAGCAGCCaagaagaagaagtag